One Capricornis sumatraensis isolate serow.1 chromosome 8, serow.2, whole genome shotgun sequence genomic region harbors:
- the TMEM235 gene encoding transmembrane protein 235 isoform X3, whose protein sequence is MARLGALLLAAALGALLSFALLAAAVASDYWYLLEVADAGNRSGHGQLSSHSGLWRICEGALTLAGLITYISYSQLAFAETARQYGPQHVQDVRISFGWSLALAWGSCAAESLSGVLLLAVARALSLGGQPGAPHSVVI, encoded by the exons ATGGCGCGGCTGGGCGCGCTGCTCCTGGCCGCTGCCCTGGGCGCGCTGCTCAGCTTCGCGCTGCTGGCGGCCGCCGTGGCGAGCGACTACTGGTACCTCCTGGAGGTGGCGGACGCCGGCAACCGCAGCGGCCACGGGCAGCTCTCCTCCCACTCGGGGCTCTGGCGCATCTGCGAAG gcGCCCTGACCCTGGCGGGGCTCATCACCTACATCAGCTACTCACAGCTGGCCTTCGCAGAGACGGCCCGCCAGTACGGCCCCCAGCACGTGCAGGACGTCCGCATCAGCTTCGGCTGGTCCCTGGCCCTGGCCTGGGGCTCCTGCGCTGCGGAGTCACTCAGCGGCGTCCTCCTGCTCGCAGTGGCCCGAGCCCTCAGCCTGGGCGGGCAGCCGGGCGCCCCCCACTCTGTGGTCATCTGA
- the TMEM235 gene encoding transmembrane protein 235 isoform X1 yields MARLGALLLAAALGALLSFALLAAAVASDYWYLLEVADAGNRSGHGQLSSHSGLWRICEGHNSCIPLIDPFASESLDASTSVQHLISLHRAVLVVLPVSLVLIVCGWICGLLSSLAQSIPLLLFTGCYFLLGGALTLAGLITYISYSQLAFAETARQYGPQHVQDVRISFGWSLALAWGSCAAESLSGVLLLAVARALSLGGQPGAPHSVVI; encoded by the exons ATGGCGCGGCTGGGCGCGCTGCTCCTGGCCGCTGCCCTGGGCGCGCTGCTCAGCTTCGCGCTGCTGGCGGCCGCCGTGGCGAGCGACTACTGGTACCTCCTGGAGGTGGCGGACGCCGGCAACCGCAGCGGCCACGGGCAGCTCTCCTCCCACTCGGGGCTCTGGCGCATCTGCGAAG GGCACAACAGCTGCATCCCCCTGATCGACCCCTTTGCCAGTGAGAGCCTGGACGCCTCTACTTCGGTGCAGCACCTCATCT CGCTGCACCGAGCCGTCTTGGTGGTCCTGCCCGTGAGCCTCGTCCTCATTGTGTGCGGCTGGATCTGTGGCCTCCTCAGCTCCCTGGCCCAGAGCATCCCTCTGCTGCTCTTCACTGGCTGCTACTTCTTGCTGGGGG gcGCCCTGACCCTGGCGGGGCTCATCACCTACATCAGCTACTCACAGCTGGCCTTCGCAGAGACGGCCCGCCAGTACGGCCCCCAGCACGTGCAGGACGTCCGCATCAGCTTCGGCTGGTCCCTGGCCCTGGCCTGGGGCTCCTGCGCTGCGGAGTCACTCAGCGGCGTCCTCCTGCTCGCAGTGGCCCGAGCCCTCAGCCTGGGCGGGCAGCCGGGCGCCCCCCACTCTGTGGTCATCTGA
- the BIRC5 gene encoding baculoviral IAP repeat-containing protein 5 translates to MGAQSLPPAWQLYLKDHRVSTFKNWPFLEGCACTPERMAAAGFIHCPTENEPDLAQCFFCFKELEGWEPDDDPIEEHKKHSSGCAFLSVKKQFEELTLSEFLKLDKERTKNKIAKETNNKQKEFEETAKKVRCAIEQLAALE, encoded by the exons ATGGGTGCCCAGTCGTTGCCCCCGGCCTGGCAGCTCTACCTCAAGGACCACCGCGTCTCCACGTTTAAGAACTGGCCCTTCTTAGAGGGCTGCGCCTGCACCCCGGAGCGG ATGGCCGCGGCAGGCTTCATCCACTGTCCCACTGAGAACGAGCCCGACTTGGCTCAGTGTTTCTTCTGCTTCAAGGAGTTGGAAGGCTGGGAACCAGATGACGACCCTAT AGAAGAACATAAAAAGCATTCATCTGGTTGTGCTTTCCTTTCTGTCAAGAAGCAGTTTGAAGAATTAACCCTCAGTGAATTTTTGAAACTGGATAAAGAAAGAACCAAGAACAAAATC GCAAAGGAAACCAACAATAAGCAGAAAGAATTTGAAGAAACTGCAAAGAAAGTCCGCTGTGCCATTGAGCAGCTGGCTGCCTTGGAGTGA
- the TMEM235 gene encoding transmembrane protein 235 isoform X2 has protein sequence MARLGALLLAAALGALLSFALLAAAVASDYWYLLEVADAGNRSGHGQLSSHSGLWRICEALHRAVLVVLPVSLVLIVCGWICGLLSSLAQSIPLLLFTGCYFLLGGALTLAGLITYISYSQLAFAETARQYGPQHVQDVRISFGWSLALAWGSCAAESLSGVLLLAVARALSLGGQPGAPHSVVI, from the exons ATGGCGCGGCTGGGCGCGCTGCTCCTGGCCGCTGCCCTGGGCGCGCTGCTCAGCTTCGCGCTGCTGGCGGCCGCCGTGGCGAGCGACTACTGGTACCTCCTGGAGGTGGCGGACGCCGGCAACCGCAGCGGCCACGGGCAGCTCTCCTCCCACTCGGGGCTCTGGCGCATCTGCGAAG CGCTGCACCGAGCCGTCTTGGTGGTCCTGCCCGTGAGCCTCGTCCTCATTGTGTGCGGCTGGATCTGTGGCCTCCTCAGCTCCCTGGCCCAGAGCATCCCTCTGCTGCTCTTCACTGGCTGCTACTTCTTGCTGGGGG gcGCCCTGACCCTGGCGGGGCTCATCACCTACATCAGCTACTCACAGCTGGCCTTCGCAGAGACGGCCCGCCAGTACGGCCCCCAGCACGTGCAGGACGTCCGCATCAGCTTCGGCTGGTCCCTGGCCCTGGCCTGGGGCTCCTGCGCTGCGGAGTCACTCAGCGGCGTCCTCCTGCTCGCAGTGGCCCGAGCCCTCAGCCTGGGCGGGCAGCCGGGCGCCCCCCACTCTGTGGTCATCTGA